In Tamandua tetradactyla isolate mTamTet1 chromosome 7, mTamTet1.pri, whole genome shotgun sequence, the following are encoded in one genomic region:
- the LOC143691283 gene encoding aldo-keto reductase family 1 member C23-like protein isoform X4: MAHKLHCVQLNDGHFIPILGFGTYAPTEVPKSKVEEATKIAIDAGFRHIDAAYVYGNEEEVGQAIQSKIADGTVKREDIFYTSKLWVTFFRPELVQTALETSLKKLQLDYVDLYIIHLPVALKPGKALWPQNEHGNCIFDTVDLLATWEALEKCKDAGLTKSIGVSNFNRRQLELILNKPGLKYKPVCNQVECHPYLNQRKLLDFCKSKDIVLVAYSALGSQREKRWVDQNSPVLLDDPVLCDLAKKHKRTPALIALRYQIQRGVVVLAKSFNEKRIKENMQVFEFQLSEEDMKVLDGLNQNIRYFHAKFAIGHPEYPFAEDY; the protein is encoded by the exons GTTCCTAAGAGTAAAGTGGAGGAGGCCACCAAGATAGCTATTGATGCTGGGTTTCGCCATATTGATGCTGCCTATGTGTATGGAAATGAAGAGGAGGTTGGACAGGCCATCCAAAGCAAGATTGCAGATGGCACTGTGAAGAGAGAAGACATATTCTACACTTCAAAG CTTTGGGTCACTTTCTTTCGGCCAGAGTTGGTCCAAACAGCCTTGGAAACATCACTGAAAAAACTTCAGCTGGACTATGTTGACCTCTATATTATTCATTTACCAGTAGCTCTGAAG CCTGGGAAGGCTCTGTGGCCACAAAATGAACACGGAAATTGCATATTTGATACAGTGGATCTCCTTGCAACGTGGGAG GCCCTAGAGAAATGTAAGGACGCAGGATTGACCAAGTCCATCGGTGTGTCCAACTTTAACCGCAGGCAGCTGGAGTTGATCCTGAACAAGCCAGGGCTCAAGTACAAACCTGTTTGCAACCAG GTAGAATGTCACCCTTATCTCAACCAGAGAAAATTGTTGGACTTCTGCAAGTCAAAAGATATTGTGCTTGTTGCCTACAGTGCTCTGGGATCCCAACGAGAAAAAAGATG GGTGGACCAGAACTCTCCTGTTCTCTTGGATGATCCAGTTCTTTGTGATCTGGCAAAAAAGCACAAGCGCACCCCAGCCCTCATTGCTCTTCGCTACCAGATACAGCGTGGGGTCGTAGTCCTGGCCAAGAGTTTCAATGAGAAGCGGATCAAAGAGAATATGCAG GTTTTTGAGTTCCAATTGTCAGAAGAAGATATGAAGGTCTTAGACGGACTAAATCAAAACATTCGCTATTTTCATGCTAAATT tGCCATTGGCCACCCTGAGTATCCATTTGCTGAAGACTATTAA
- the LOC143691283 gene encoding aldo-keto reductase family 1 member C23-like protein isoform X3 produces MVPKSKVEEATKIAIDAGFRHIDAAYVYGNEEEVGQAIQSKIADGTVKREDIFYTSKLWVTFFRPELVQTALETSLKKLQLDYVDLYIIHLPVALKPGKALWPQNEHGNCIFDTVDLLATWEALEKCKDAGLTKSIGVSNFNRRQLELILNKPGLKYKPVCNQVECHPYLNQRKLLDFCKSKDIVLVAYSALGSQREKRWVDQNSPVLLDDPVLCDLAKKHKRTPALIALRYQIQRGVVVLAKSFNEKRIKENMQVMSRLWVSGGLNIIPIRVLLCKHLNTTLDHVNFPNISYAHMSHVHSNSFLILLQHQKMNSWMEKGLGKCSILGSNLSLILSVTLVK; encoded by the exons ATG GTTCCTAAGAGTAAAGTGGAGGAGGCCACCAAGATAGCTATTGATGCTGGGTTTCGCCATATTGATGCTGCCTATGTGTATGGAAATGAAGAGGAGGTTGGACAGGCCATCCAAAGCAAGATTGCAGATGGCACTGTGAAGAGAGAAGACATATTCTACACTTCAAAG CTTTGGGTCACTTTCTTTCGGCCAGAGTTGGTCCAAACAGCCTTGGAAACATCACTGAAAAAACTTCAGCTGGACTATGTTGACCTCTATATTATTCATTTACCAGTAGCTCTGAAG CCTGGGAAGGCTCTGTGGCCACAAAATGAACACGGAAATTGCATATTTGATACAGTGGATCTCCTTGCAACGTGGGAG GCCCTAGAGAAATGTAAGGACGCAGGATTGACCAAGTCCATCGGTGTGTCCAACTTTAACCGCAGGCAGCTGGAGTTGATCCTGAACAAGCCAGGGCTCAAGTACAAACCTGTTTGCAACCAG GTAGAATGTCACCCTTATCTCAACCAGAGAAAATTGTTGGACTTCTGCAAGTCAAAAGATATTGTGCTTGTTGCCTACAGTGCTCTGGGATCCCAACGAGAAAAAAGATG GGTGGACCAGAACTCTCCTGTTCTCTTGGATGATCCAGTTCTTTGTGATCTGGCAAAAAAGCACAAGCGCACCCCAGCCCTCATTGCTCTTCGCTACCAGATACAGCGTGGGGTCGTAGTCCTGGCCAAGAGTTTCAATGAGAAGCGGATCAAAGAGAATATGCAGGTGATGAGCAGGCTGTGGGTCTCAGGAGGCCTCAATATTATCCCCATACGAGTTCTGCTTTGTAAACATCTCAACACAACTTTGGACCACGTTAATTTTCCTAACATTTCCTATGCGCATATGTCCCATGTGCATTCCAATAGTTTTCTCATTTTGCTACAACATCAGAAGATGAATAGCTGGATGGAGAAAGGATTGGGCAAGTGTTCAATATTGGGTTCTAACTTATCTCTGATTTTATCTGTAACCCTGGTTAAGtaa
- the LOC143691283 gene encoding aldo-keto reductase family 1 member C1-like isoform X1, which yields MAHKLHCVQLNDGHFIPILGFGTYAPTEVPKSKVEEATKIAIDAGFRHIDAAYVYGNEEEVGQAIQSKIADGTVKREDIFYTSKLWVTFFRPELVQTALETSLKKLQLDYVDLYIIHLPVALKPGKALWPQNEHGNCIFDTVDLLATWEALEKCKDAGLTKSIGVSNFNRRQLELILNKPGLKYKPVCNQVECHPYLNQRKLLDFCKSKDIVLVAYSALGSQREKRWVDQNSPVLLDDPVLCDLAKKHKRTPALIALRYQIQRGVVVLAKSFNEKRIKENMQVMSRLWVSGGLNIIPIRVLLCKHLNTTLDHVNFPNISYAHMSHVHSNSFLILLQHQKMNSWMEKGLGKCSILGSNLSLILSVTLVK from the exons GTTCCTAAGAGTAAAGTGGAGGAGGCCACCAAGATAGCTATTGATGCTGGGTTTCGCCATATTGATGCTGCCTATGTGTATGGAAATGAAGAGGAGGTTGGACAGGCCATCCAAAGCAAGATTGCAGATGGCACTGTGAAGAGAGAAGACATATTCTACACTTCAAAG CTTTGGGTCACTTTCTTTCGGCCAGAGTTGGTCCAAACAGCCTTGGAAACATCACTGAAAAAACTTCAGCTGGACTATGTTGACCTCTATATTATTCATTTACCAGTAGCTCTGAAG CCTGGGAAGGCTCTGTGGCCACAAAATGAACACGGAAATTGCATATTTGATACAGTGGATCTCCTTGCAACGTGGGAG GCCCTAGAGAAATGTAAGGACGCAGGATTGACCAAGTCCATCGGTGTGTCCAACTTTAACCGCAGGCAGCTGGAGTTGATCCTGAACAAGCCAGGGCTCAAGTACAAACCTGTTTGCAACCAG GTAGAATGTCACCCTTATCTCAACCAGAGAAAATTGTTGGACTTCTGCAAGTCAAAAGATATTGTGCTTGTTGCCTACAGTGCTCTGGGATCCCAACGAGAAAAAAGATG GGTGGACCAGAACTCTCCTGTTCTCTTGGATGATCCAGTTCTTTGTGATCTGGCAAAAAAGCACAAGCGCACCCCAGCCCTCATTGCTCTTCGCTACCAGATACAGCGTGGGGTCGTAGTCCTGGCCAAGAGTTTCAATGAGAAGCGGATCAAAGAGAATATGCAGGTGATGAGCAGGCTGTGGGTCTCAGGAGGCCTCAATATTATCCCCATACGAGTTCTGCTTTGTAAACATCTCAACACAACTTTGGACCACGTTAATTTTCCTAACATTTCCTATGCGCATATGTCCCATGTGCATTCCAATAGTTTTCTCATTTTGCTACAACATCAGAAGATGAATAGCTGGATGGAGAAAGGATTGGGCAAGTGTTCAATATTGGGTTCTAACTTATCTCTGATTTTATCTGTAACCCTGGTTAAGtaa
- the LOC143691283 gene encoding aldo-keto reductase family 1 member C4-like isoform X5: MAHKLHCVQLNDGHFIPILGFGTYAPTEVPKSKVEEATKIAIDAGFRHIDAAYVYGNEEEVGQAIQSKIADGTVKREDIFYTSKLWVTFFRPELVQTALETSLKKLQLDYVDLYIIHLPVALKALEKCKDAGLTKSIGVSNFNRRQLELILNKPGLKYKPVCNQVECHPYLNQRKLLDFCKSKDIVLVAYSALGSQREKRWVDQNSPVLLDDPVLCDLAKKHKRTPALIALRYQIQRGVVVLAKSFNEKRIKENMQVFEFQLSEEDMKVLDGLNQNIRYFHAKFAIGHPEYPFAEDY, translated from the exons GTTCCTAAGAGTAAAGTGGAGGAGGCCACCAAGATAGCTATTGATGCTGGGTTTCGCCATATTGATGCTGCCTATGTGTATGGAAATGAAGAGGAGGTTGGACAGGCCATCCAAAGCAAGATTGCAGATGGCACTGTGAAGAGAGAAGACATATTCTACACTTCAAAG CTTTGGGTCACTTTCTTTCGGCCAGAGTTGGTCCAAACAGCCTTGGAAACATCACTGAAAAAACTTCAGCTGGACTATGTTGACCTCTATATTATTCATTTACCAGTAGCTCTGAAG GCCCTAGAGAAATGTAAGGACGCAGGATTGACCAAGTCCATCGGTGTGTCCAACTTTAACCGCAGGCAGCTGGAGTTGATCCTGAACAAGCCAGGGCTCAAGTACAAACCTGTTTGCAACCAG GTAGAATGTCACCCTTATCTCAACCAGAGAAAATTGTTGGACTTCTGCAAGTCAAAAGATATTGTGCTTGTTGCCTACAGTGCTCTGGGATCCCAACGAGAAAAAAGATG GGTGGACCAGAACTCTCCTGTTCTCTTGGATGATCCAGTTCTTTGTGATCTGGCAAAAAAGCACAAGCGCACCCCAGCCCTCATTGCTCTTCGCTACCAGATACAGCGTGGGGTCGTAGTCCTGGCCAAGAGTTTCAATGAGAAGCGGATCAAAGAGAATATGCAG GTTTTTGAGTTCCAATTGTCAGAAGAAGATATGAAGGTCTTAGACGGACTAAATCAAAACATTCGCTATTTTCATGCTAAATT tGCCATTGGCCACCCTGAGTATCCATTTGCTGAAGACTATTAA
- the LOC143691283 gene encoding aldo-keto reductase family 1 member C1-like isoform X2, translating to MAHKLHCVQLNDGHFIPILGFGTYAPTEVPKSKVEEATKIAIDAGFRHIDAAYVYGNEEEVGQAIQSKIADGTVKREDIFYTSKLWVTFFRPELVQTALETSLKKLQLDYVDLYIIHLPVALKALEKCKDAGLTKSIGVSNFNRRQLELILNKPGLKYKPVCNQVECHPYLNQRKLLDFCKSKDIVLVAYSALGSQREKRWVDQNSPVLLDDPVLCDLAKKHKRTPALIALRYQIQRGVVVLAKSFNEKRIKENMQVMSRLWVSGGLNIIPIRVLLCKHLNTTLDHVNFPNISYAHMSHVHSNSFLILLQHQKMNSWMEKGLGKCSILGSNLSLILSVTLVK from the exons GTTCCTAAGAGTAAAGTGGAGGAGGCCACCAAGATAGCTATTGATGCTGGGTTTCGCCATATTGATGCTGCCTATGTGTATGGAAATGAAGAGGAGGTTGGACAGGCCATCCAAAGCAAGATTGCAGATGGCACTGTGAAGAGAGAAGACATATTCTACACTTCAAAG CTTTGGGTCACTTTCTTTCGGCCAGAGTTGGTCCAAACAGCCTTGGAAACATCACTGAAAAAACTTCAGCTGGACTATGTTGACCTCTATATTATTCATTTACCAGTAGCTCTGAAG GCCCTAGAGAAATGTAAGGACGCAGGATTGACCAAGTCCATCGGTGTGTCCAACTTTAACCGCAGGCAGCTGGAGTTGATCCTGAACAAGCCAGGGCTCAAGTACAAACCTGTTTGCAACCAG GTAGAATGTCACCCTTATCTCAACCAGAGAAAATTGTTGGACTTCTGCAAGTCAAAAGATATTGTGCTTGTTGCCTACAGTGCTCTGGGATCCCAACGAGAAAAAAGATG GGTGGACCAGAACTCTCCTGTTCTCTTGGATGATCCAGTTCTTTGTGATCTGGCAAAAAAGCACAAGCGCACCCCAGCCCTCATTGCTCTTCGCTACCAGATACAGCGTGGGGTCGTAGTCCTGGCCAAGAGTTTCAATGAGAAGCGGATCAAAGAGAATATGCAGGTGATGAGCAGGCTGTGGGTCTCAGGAGGCCTCAATATTATCCCCATACGAGTTCTGCTTTGTAAACATCTCAACACAACTTTGGACCACGTTAATTTTCCTAACATTTCCTATGCGCATATGTCCCATGTGCATTCCAATAGTTTTCTCATTTTGCTACAACATCAGAAGATGAATAGCTGGATGGAGAAAGGATTGGGCAAGTGTTCAATATTGGGTTCTAACTTATCTCTGATTTTATCTGTAACCCTGGTTAAGtaa